DNA sequence from the Phycisphaeraceae bacterium genome:
TCCACGACCGACTCGGTGAAATAGTAGTGGCGGTGAAGATGCCGCCTACCCGCAGCAAGACGGAAAGACCCCGTGCACCTTTACTGTACGCTTGCAGTGGTCATGGATTTATTCTGCGTAGCATAGCTGGGAGCCTTTGAAGCTCGGTTTTCGGATCGAGTGGAGGCGTCAGTGAAATACCAGTCTGAGTCAGTTCGTGGCCTAACCCTGATTCCCGTGAAACCGGGCAGGGAACACTGCATGCCGGGCAGTTTGACTGGGGCGGTCTCCTCCAAAAGAGTAACGGAGGAGTGCAAAGGTTGGCTCAGCGCGGTTGGCAACCGCGCCTCGAGTGCAAGAGCACAAGCCAGCTTTACCGTGAGCGATACAGCGCAAACGGTCTCGAAAGAGGGCTCTAGTGATCCGGCGATCCCGTGTGGAAGGGTCGTCGCTCAACGGATAAAAGGTACGCCGGGGATAACAGGCTGATCGCTCCCGAGCGTCCATAGCGGCGGAGCGGTTTGGCACCTCGATGTCGGCTCATCACATCCTGGGGCTGAAGGCGGTCCCAAGGGTTAGGCTGTTCGCCTATTAAAGTGGTACGCGAGCTGGGTTCAGACCGGCGTGAGCCAGGTCGGTCCCTATCTGCTGTGGGCGTAGCAACATTGAGAGGAGACATCTTTAGTACGAGAGGATTGGGATGGACGTACCCCTGGTGTGCCAGTTGCACCGCTCGGTGCATCGCTGGGTAGCTAAGTACGGCAGGGATAACCGCTGAAAGCATCTAAGCGGGAAGCCCACCTCGAGATTAGTGTTGCATGTCCTTGTGACGAGAGACCCCCGGTAGACCACCGGGTTGATAGGCCGCATGTGCACGCGGAGAAATCCGTTCAGCAAAGCGGTACTAACGGTCGATTGCTTGGCCGCGTCGACCGGGTTCCGTCGAATCTCCGCTCCTCATCAAGAGGGGAGCGGGTTCGGATGGCCCGGACGACCAGGTGTCGCGCACCAGCGCGACGCATGCTGGTCAAGCTGCTCGCAGAATGAACGCTCTCATCAATTTGGCCGTCGTGGCCTTCTCCGGATTCACCTCCGGTCAGGTCACCCGACCTCGTGTCTGTTGCATGGTCATCCACGGTCGCCGGCGCGAAGGCGTCGGCGACCGATTGTCGGCGACCATAGGCGGAGGGAAACACCTGTTCCCATTCCGAACACAGCAGTGAAGACTCCGCCGCCGATGATACTGCTCAGCGGGAAAGTAGGTCATCGCCGACTTTGATGGGCTCCACCGGTTTCGGCCGGTGGAGCCCGCTTTGTTTTTGCGGCATGCGGCGGCTCGTCGGCACGACTTCCTTCCATCCGCTATGATGCCACGACTCGGATGGTCCGAGCCACCGCGGGGCGGGGCACGCATCCACATCCCCACACAATTCGTTCATGTTCAAGGTCTTCGTTGGCAACCTCGACCAGAGGACAACCGCCGACTCGCTTCGACCGATCTTCGAGCCCTTCGGGGACCTCGACGAGATCATTGTCGCGATCGATCCCAAGACGAAGCGCTCGCGAGGCTTCGCCATCGTGCTCTTCCGTGACCCGCTCAAGGGCCAGCTCGCCATCGAGACGCTGACCGGGCGGAAGATCAACGGTCGCACGATCATCATCAATGAGGCGCTGAAGAAGGGGAAGGCTCCCCAACGCGGCCCGGGTCAGATGGCGAGGCAAGGTCCCTTCGGACCTCGGCTCGGCACCGCCCGGGGCGGCGTGGGTGGTCGGCGCTTCAGCAACCGGAACCCCCGTCGGGGCAGTAGCGCCGGCGGCCCGGGCGGATCTCGCCCCGGAGGGCCGGTACCAGGTTCATCACCGGGTGCGGCACCGCCGGCACGAAGCAGTGAGTCTCCACCAGCAGGCGGCCCACCCCGTCCGCAAGGACCTCCTCCGACTGGCGCGAGCGATCCGTCGCGGCGTCCGCCTTCGCCCTGATGCGCGTTCGAGCCGGTCCGCGGCGTCCGCCATCGCCCTGATGCGCGTTCGAGCCAGTTCGCGGCGTCCGCCTTCGCCCTGATGCGCGTTCGAGCCAGTTCGCGGCGTCCGCCTTCGCCCTGATGCGCGTTCGAGCCAGTTCGCGGCGTCCGCCTTCGCCCTGATGCGCGTTCGAGCCGGTCCGCGCGTGCGCCGAATCGAGCTGCGGACCGATCTCGCATGCGCCGGGTGCGCGAGCGTGCACCGCGCGCGCCACGCTCGGTCCCACGCCTGCCCGGTTGTATACTCCGCTCTTCCGACCTTCTCGTGACGGCCCATCCTGCCGGCTGGGTGCGCGACGCGGGCTCGGCGTCCGTATAGCTGTCATGCCATTTGTCGAAGCGAAGACTCCCAAGGGTCTCAGGCGGCTGGAGCTCGAAACCGACCAGGTGACGGTCGGCCGACTGCCGGAGAACACCGTCCATGTGGACGACGAATCTCTGAGCCGCAGGCATTGCGTGCTGGAGCCCTTTGAGGGCGGCTGGCGCGTGCGGGACCTCGGAAGTCGCAACGGTACCAAGGTCAATGGGATGCGAGTCGCCGAATCACCCCTCGCCAACGGCGACATCGTTCGCGCTGGATCGGTCGAGATCCGATTCGTCGATCCCCAGGAGACCGCGGCGCCCAAGCCCAGACTCACTCCGGACTTCAAGGCTGCCGCCGAGGCCCGCCAGAAATGGGCCTACGCCCAGAACACCATCGACCTCGATCTCTCGGAGATCGCCTCGAAGGCCCAGACCGACTACGAGCGGCGGCTGCGCGAGATCTGCGACGCGGCGCATGAGAAGCCGTTCGATGAGAACGGCATCGCCCTCGTCGACTGTCGCGGCGTCACCGTGCACCAGGCGGTCGCCGGTGGGATCGAAGCGGGGCGCGATGATGAGGCCCGCGAGAGCATTCGCGTCTTCCGTCTGCTGCTGCTCACGGCGTTTCGCGCCCGGGCCACGGACATTCACTTCGAGCCGCGCGCCGAGAAGGCCGTGGTGCGCCTCCGCGTTGACGGCGTGATGCTCACGGCGGTTGAACTCTCGCTCACCATTCTCCGCCGGGTGCTCGGCATGGTGAAGGTGCTCTGCCAGATCGACACGAGCCTGAAGGCGCAGGTGCAGGACGGCCACTTCACCGCCATTGCCGGCGGCCGCCGCGTCGATTATCGCGTCAGCCTCACACCTGCGGTGCATGGGCAGAAGCTCGTCGTTCGCGTGCTCGACAGCTCGAATGCGCCATCGCGCCTCGACCAGCTCGGTCTGCTGCCGTGGATGTACGAGAAGCTTCGGGTCATCGCCACGCGCGACGCGGGCATGCTTCTTGCCTGCGGTCCGACCGGCAGCGGCAAGACCACCACGCTCTACTCGTGCCTGCGCGAGATCGATGTCGATGTGCGCAACGCCATCACCATCGAGGACCCCGTCGAGTACTACCTCGAAGGGTGCACGCAGATTCCCATCGACCACAAGCAGGGCAACACCTTCGCCACCATCCTGCGATCGGTGCTGCGGCAGGACCCCGATGTGATCTTCGTCGGTGAGATCCGCGACATCGAAACCGCCAATGTCGCGATGCAGGCCGCGATGACCGGGCACCTCGTCTACTCCACGGTCCACTCGAAGGACTCGATCGGGGCCATCTTCCGCCTGCTCGACCTTGGCGTCGAGAGCTATCTCGTGGCGAATGCCATCAGCCTGATCGTCGCCCAGCGCCTCACGCGCGTGCTCTGCGACTCGTGCAAGAAGCCGATCAAGCCGACTCCTTCTCAGGTGCTGAAGATGGGGCGCTCACTCGAGGGCATTTCGCAGATCTCTGTGGCGCAGGGCTGCGCGATGTGTCTCGGAACCGGCTACATGGGCCGGCGCGCGCTCTTCGAGCTGCTCGAGGCCAACGACGCGCTGCGGGACATCATCCTGCGGAAGCCGACCATATCGGCGATCCGCGAGGTGCTGGCCACCGGGCTCTTCGTCACCCTTCAGCAGTTCGGCTTTCACCAGGTGGCGCAGGGCGTCACGACCTTCGAAGAGGTCGAGCGCGTTGCGGGCAGCGAGTGACCGGCGACGACCCGTTCGAGCGCCTGGGTTGTCCGCGCCGATTTCGCGTGGCGGATGAGGAGATCCGTGCGCTCCAGCGCTCGGCGCTGGCGCGCGCGCATCCAGATCGCGCCGGCGACGCGATGCAGCGGGCCAATGACCTGCGGGAGTCGGCGCTCATCAGCGCGGCCGCCAGGGTGCTTCGCAATCCGATCGAGCGGGCGGCGATCCTCCTTCGCCAGGCGGGCATTGATCCAGCGCCTCCGGCGCCTCCGGCGCTCCTGATGCAGAGCCTCGAGTGGCAGGAGGCGATCGAATCGGCGCGCGCCGAGGGTGAAGCGCCGCTCGCTGCGGCGCGGGCACCGGTTGAAGCGCGCCGCGACGAGGTGCTTGCCGAACTCGCCGAGGCCATCGATGGAGAATTCGTTGCAAGAGAGGGGGGGGCCGAGACAGGCGCCGAGCCGCCGACTCGCGGAGAGCCGTCAGCCGGTCACGCGCATGCTGCGAGAGAAGAGCCGGTGCGCGGCGGTGGATTGCCAGCGCGCGGAGAGTCGTCAGCCGGTCACGCGCATGCGGCGCGAGACTCAGGAAAGGTGCCCGGCCACCAGGGGCTCGGCGGTGCTGCGTCAGTCCGACGCACCGCGATTGCCGATGGCCCGCGTGCGGCGCTCCTGCTGACCGAGCTTCGCCAGCTGTCACGACTGCTCGAAGCGCCGCGCGGCGGGGAGTTCGACCGGTGACACCCACGGACTGGATTCTGGCGACGGCCCTCCTTCCGCTCCTCGTCTGCAGCGCGATCTTCAGCTGCTCGGAGACGGTGCTCTTTGGACTCTCACAGAGCGATCGACTTTGGCTTCGCCGGGAGCGGGCGAGCGTGGCCGCCATCGTCGATCACCTGCTGCTCGATCCGCGTCAACTCCTCATCACCATCCTGCTGGTGAACATGACGGTGAACACGCTCTACTTCGTCACGACCAGCGTGATGTTGATCCGGGTGAGCGAAAGCTGGGTCGTGAGCACGCTCGCCTCGATTATCACGCTGATCATGCTCATTCTGCTGGGTGAGATCCTTCCGAAGCTTGCGGCCAATGCAGCTCGCCGGCGCCTGGTGGGCGTCTGCGTGACGCTGATTCGGCCGGTGCACCTGCTCCTTGCTCCGGTGCGGATACTGCTCGACCGGACCGTCGTTACGCCGGCCGCGCGGCTCATTGGCGGCGGAGAAGCGAGCGGTCTCAGCGTCGGCGAGATCGATGAAGCGCTCGAGTCGGCGAGCCGGAGCGG
Encoded proteins:
- a CDS encoding RNA-binding protein — translated: MFKVFVGNLDQRTTADSLRPIFEPFGDLDEIIVAIDPKTKRSRGFAIVLFRDPLKGQLAIETLTGRKINGRTIIINEALKKGKAPQRGPGQMARQGPFGPRLGTARGGVGGRRFSNRNPRRGSSAGGPGGSRPGGPVPGSSPGAAPPARSSESPPAGGPPRPQGPPPTGASDPSRRPPSP
- the tadA gene encoding Flp pilus assembly complex ATPase component TadA is translated as MPFVEAKTPKGLRRLELETDQVTVGRLPENTVHVDDESLSRRHCVLEPFEGGWRVRDLGSRNGTKVNGMRVAESPLANGDIVRAGSVEIRFVDPQETAAPKPRLTPDFKAAAEARQKWAYAQNTIDLDLSEIASKAQTDYERRLREICDAAHEKPFDENGIALVDCRGVTVHQAVAGGIEAGRDDEARESIRVFRLLLLTAFRARATDIHFEPRAEKAVVRLRVDGVMLTAVELSLTILRRVLGMVKVLCQIDTSLKAQVQDGHFTAIAGGRRVDYRVSLTPAVHGQKLVVRVLDSSNAPSRLDQLGLLPWMYEKLRVIATRDAGMLLACGPTGSGKTTTLYSCLREIDVDVRNAITIEDPVEYYLEGCTQIPIDHKQGNTFATILRSVLRQDPDVIFVGEIRDIETANVAMQAAMTGHLVYSTVHSKDSIGAIFRLLDLGVESYLVANAISLIVAQRLTRVLCDSCKKPIKPTPSQVLKMGRSLEGISQISVAQGCAMCLGTGYMGRRALFELLEANDALRDIILRKPTISAIREVLATGLFVTLQQFGFHQVAQGVTTFEEVERVAGSE